A genomic window from Corynebacterium fournieri includes:
- a CDS encoding DUF2334 domain-containing protein — protein sequence MPGRVLVSISSIFDATLGDVTAMVRQLDREGLPVSLLVAPHIDKKWHLAKDEGTRAWLTDQAGQRALMLNGFDQPVQGRRSEFASLGAHEARLRLKGATRQMSALGFELDMFAPPRWRMSDGTLEVLDEFGFTVAASTKGIYRLSKGEFAQARNLSVGEGYGAAKWWRRNVIKAAQRGAEKGNTIRLSVSGRELGQKKVRRDFLAAAAAAVEAGATPTDYREYR from the coding sequence ATGCCAGGGCGCGTGCTTGTTTCAATCTCCTCGATCTTCGACGCGACGCTGGGGGACGTCACAGCCATGGTGCGCCAACTCGATCGCGAGGGGCTTCCGGTGTCCCTGCTGGTCGCCCCGCACATCGACAAGAAGTGGCACCTGGCGAAGGACGAAGGTACCCGCGCCTGGCTCACCGATCAGGCCGGTCAGCGCGCGCTGATGCTCAACGGTTTCGACCAGCCGGTGCAGGGTCGCCGCAGCGAGTTTGCGAGCCTGGGCGCCCATGAAGCCCGGTTGCGGCTGAAAGGGGCGACCCGCCAGATGTCGGCGCTGGGGTTCGAGCTGGACATGTTCGCGCCCCCGCGGTGGCGCATGTCGGACGGCACGCTCGAAGTGTTGGATGAGTTCGGCTTCACCGTCGCCGCGTCGACCAAGGGCATCTACCGCTTGAGCAAGGGTGAGTTTGCGCAGGCCCGCAACCTCTCTGTGGGTGAGGGCTACGGTGCGGCGAAATGGTGGCGCCGCAACGTGATCAAGGCAGCGCAGCGCGGTGCGGAGAAGGGCAACACGATCCGCTTGTCCGTCTCCGGGCGCGAGCTGGGGCAGAAGAAGGTGCGCCGGGACTTTCTCGCCGCGGCGGCCGCGGCGGTGGAGGCAGGGGCAACGCCGACGGACTACCGGGAGTACCGCTAG
- a CDS encoding DUF222 domain-containing protein, protein MSATLDQAVNQIVAGLRSLAEVMQDPDSLHFASTHIPMERLHACLPLLSNADTAFAFLCDRDGAGALVGANHPVEYLTRSLGLSRREAFSLLEQGKRLFGEPEVPQPDDSEDEAERECKEREAQARRKAAREAQERARKAAQQANAEKKRIITNELKHLNEHADPGYEELLAQALEAAEQHTAEELRKFVRDLVKRANKRGRDYNGKKDPLAAWKKRGIWLGEPDADGGSHAKVYLDAASRAKLEACLAAGDHRGSNMEGDDAADRDKRLKHQRRFDQLMNVLDRYGDATAKARGGAGTVVLTLTLEDLMGADEYTEFTTNTSVSLTPLDVVRLGLAGDSFVLQLDSATGVPLSLGRTRLASVEQKMVLLAMQSVCAWNGCTKPGVELEAHHLESYLSGGLTSIENLVLLCREHHMCNNDHKDGAGNKGYFDRDPANGDVHYYPANGDPPRHTSTYQYRNSPGQRVAHKARSRHGGDRNRPQDPALFDPDG, encoded by the coding sequence ATGAGTGCGACACTTGACCAGGCGGTCAACCAAATCGTCGCCGGGCTCCGAAGCCTGGCCGAGGTCATGCAGGATCCGGACTCGCTCCACTTCGCATCCACCCACATCCCCATGGAGCGCCTCCATGCCTGCCTGCCGCTGCTGTCCAACGCGGACACCGCATTCGCGTTCCTGTGCGACCGCGACGGCGCCGGCGCTCTCGTCGGAGCAAACCACCCTGTCGAATACCTCACCCGCAGCCTGGGCCTTTCACGGCGTGAAGCGTTTTCGCTGCTGGAGCAGGGAAAGCGTCTCTTCGGCGAACCCGAAGTACCGCAGCCGGACGACAGCGAAGATGAAGCCGAACGGGAGTGCAAGGAGCGGGAAGCGCAAGCGCGCCGCAAAGCAGCACGCGAGGCCCAGGAACGCGCACGCAAGGCGGCGCAACAGGCAAACGCTGAAAAGAAGCGCATCATCACCAACGAGCTCAAACACCTCAACGAGCACGCCGACCCCGGATACGAAGAGCTCCTCGCCCAAGCGCTGGAAGCAGCCGAACAACACACCGCCGAAGAGCTCCGGAAATTCGTGCGCGACCTGGTCAAGCGCGCCAACAAACGAGGACGCGACTACAACGGGAAGAAAGACCCCCTCGCCGCGTGGAAAAAGCGCGGCATCTGGCTCGGCGAGCCGGACGCAGACGGTGGCTCCCACGCCAAGGTCTACCTCGATGCGGCCTCGCGCGCGAAGCTGGAGGCCTGCCTCGCCGCCGGCGACCACCGCGGCTCCAACATGGAGGGCGACGACGCCGCGGATCGGGACAAGCGCCTGAAACACCAGCGCCGGTTCGACCAGCTGATGAACGTGCTGGACCGCTACGGCGACGCTACGGCCAAGGCCCGTGGAGGCGCGGGCACGGTAGTGCTCACCCTCACGCTCGAGGACCTCATGGGCGCGGACGAATACACCGAGTTCACCACCAACACCTCGGTCTCGCTCACCCCCTTAGACGTCGTGCGTCTGGGTCTCGCCGGGGACAGCTTCGTCCTCCAGCTCGACTCGGCCACGGGTGTTCCCCTGTCGCTCGGCCGCACCCGACTCGCATCTGTGGAACAAAAAATGGTGCTGCTTGCCATGCAGAGCGTGTGCGCCTGGAACGGCTGCACCAAACCCGGTGTGGAGCTTGAGGCCCACCACCTCGAGTCCTACCTCAGCGGCGGCCTCACAAGCATCGAAAACCTCGTGCTGCTGTGCCGCGAGCACCACATGTGCAACAACGACCACAAAGACGGGGCAGGAAACAAGGGGTACTTCGACCGCGACCCCGCCAACGGGGACGTGCACTACTACCCCGCAAACGGGGACCCGCCGCGGCACACCAGTACCTACCAGTACAGGAACTCCCCCGGCCAAAGGGTCGCGCACAAGGCGCGCTCACGCCACGGCGGCGACCGCAACCGGCCGCAGGACCCCGCACTATTCGACCCGGACGGCTAG
- a CDS encoding metal ABC transporter permease, which yields MADTSYLLSQGFVQTTLVACALLGILSGVMAPLIVLRQMSFSVHATSELALMGASAALLFGLNVGFGAVAGAVVAALVLAALGLKGQQDSAVGVAMSFGMALSVLFIHLYPGNSNRALSLLTGQIVGVSAQNVALLAGTTVLVASAVLVLWRPLLFSSADPVMAAACGVPVRSMALVFAVLVGIASAQSVQIVGALLVMSLLITPGAAAAQVTANPRLAVVLSIVFAEVAAVGGMVLSLAPGLPVSVFVAFLSFGIYLVCRIIGRVRG from the coding sequence ATGGCAGACACGTCGTACCTGCTCAGCCAAGGCTTCGTGCAGACGACGCTGGTAGCGTGCGCGCTGCTCGGCATCCTGTCCGGCGTGATGGCGCCACTGATCGTGCTGCGCCAAATGTCCTTTTCCGTCCACGCAACCTCGGAACTCGCGCTCATGGGCGCCTCCGCCGCCCTGTTGTTCGGGCTCAACGTCGGCTTCGGCGCGGTGGCCGGGGCCGTGGTCGCCGCACTCGTGCTGGCGGCGCTGGGGTTGAAAGGACAGCAAGACTCCGCCGTGGGTGTGGCCATGAGCTTTGGCATGGCGCTGTCCGTGCTGTTCATTCACCTCTATCCGGGCAATTCCAACCGGGCACTGTCACTGCTGACAGGGCAGATCGTGGGTGTGTCCGCGCAAAACGTCGCGCTGCTGGCAGGCACAACCGTGCTCGTAGCCAGCGCGGTGCTGGTTTTGTGGCGGCCACTGCTGTTTTCCTCCGCGGACCCGGTGATGGCCGCCGCGTGCGGGGTGCCGGTGCGCAGCATGGCGCTGGTGTTCGCGGTGCTCGTAGGTATTGCCTCAGCCCAGTCCGTGCAGATCGTCGGCGCGCTACTGGTGATGTCGCTTTTGATCACCCCGGGTGCGGCCGCGGCGCAGGTGACGGCGAACCCCCGACTCGCCGTGGTGCTGTCCATCGTGTTCGCGGAGGTCGCCGCGGTAGGCGGCATGGTGTTATCCCTCGCCCCGGGACTGCCGGTGAGCGTGTTCGTCGCCTTTCTCTCGTTCGGGATCTACCTGGTGTGCCGGATAATTGGCCGGGTGCGCGGCTAG
- a CDS encoding S9 family peptidase produces MIPPVAEKRPITRSFHGREFVDDYEWLRDKENPEVIAHLEAENAYTESKTAGWSGLVDDVYGEIKSRVKETDMSVPQRQGDWWYYARTVEGKDYAISCRVPTADEPWSPPEIADEMPGEQVLLDVNELAQGHEFFSLGASSVSTSGRLLAYSFDTAGDERFTMRIKNLDTGELLDDQLDEVFYGALWAGEDYVFYLRVDDAWRPHQVWRHKVGTDAAEDVLVYEEADEKFGIGIGADRAERYLFILSSSSLTSEYRVVPLAEPTREPQVMWEREAGLEYSVNLAVVGGEEQWVVTHNAHGPNFCLATVPVGTYPPLKQLDVLVEHSDTVRIEGVDTYRDFAFMAYRRGGISRLAVAPLGERFGEFTELEFSEELYTVGLGGNPEWDAPVVRVVYSSYTQPTQVLDYEVATGEMTLLKEQEVEGGYDAAEYEAFRVWATAPDGEQVPVSVVRRKDAQMPAPALLYGYGSYEASMDPGFSVARLSLLDRGMVWACAHVRGGGEMGRGWYDNGKMLHKTNTFTDFVACADRIVELGLTTHEQLVAEGGSAGGLLMGAVANMAPEKFAGIQAIVPFVDPLTSILKPELPLTVGEWEEWGDPYHDPQVYDYMAKYAPYENVTAQKYPDILAVTSLNDTRVLYVEPAKWVAKLREVATGGEILLKTEMSAGHGGVSGRYARWKQTAFEYAWTLVKSGAVEA; encoded by the coding sequence ATGATCCCACCGGTAGCGGAAAAGCGACCTATTACCCGCTCGTTCCACGGCCGTGAGTTCGTGGACGACTACGAGTGGCTGCGCGACAAAGAAAACCCTGAGGTCATCGCGCACCTCGAGGCGGAAAACGCTTACACGGAGTCGAAGACGGCCGGGTGGTCCGGCCTCGTCGACGACGTCTACGGCGAGATCAAGTCCCGCGTCAAAGAGACCGACATGTCCGTGCCCCAGCGCCAGGGCGACTGGTGGTACTACGCCCGCACCGTAGAGGGCAAGGACTACGCCATCTCCTGCCGCGTGCCCACCGCCGACGAGCCGTGGAGCCCACCTGAGATCGCCGACGAGATGCCTGGTGAGCAGGTGCTCCTCGATGTCAACGAGCTGGCGCAGGGCCACGAGTTCTTCTCTCTCGGCGCGTCTTCCGTGTCCACCTCCGGCCGGTTGCTCGCCTACTCCTTCGACACCGCCGGCGACGAGCGCTTCACCATGCGCATCAAGAACTTGGACACAGGTGAGCTGCTCGACGACCAGCTCGACGAGGTCTTCTACGGCGCGCTTTGGGCCGGCGAGGATTACGTGTTCTACCTCCGCGTCGACGATGCGTGGCGCCCCCACCAGGTGTGGCGCCACAAGGTGGGCACCGACGCCGCCGAGGACGTGCTGGTCTACGAGGAAGCGGATGAGAAGTTCGGCATCGGCATCGGCGCGGACCGCGCGGAGCGCTACCTGTTCATCTTGTCGTCGTCTTCTCTGACATCCGAGTACCGCGTGGTGCCGCTGGCAGAGCCCACCCGCGAACCGCAGGTGATGTGGGAGCGCGAGGCCGGGCTGGAATACAGCGTCAACCTTGCGGTCGTCGGCGGCGAAGAGCAGTGGGTGGTCACGCACAACGCCCACGGGCCGAACTTCTGCTTGGCGACGGTTCCTGTCGGCACCTACCCGCCCCTGAAGCAACTCGACGTGCTGGTGGAGCATTCTGACACAGTGCGCATCGAGGGGGTGGACACCTACCGCGATTTCGCTTTCATGGCGTACCGGCGCGGCGGCATCTCCCGCCTCGCGGTCGCGCCGCTGGGCGAGCGCTTCGGCGAGTTCACCGAGCTGGAGTTCTCGGAGGAGCTCTACACCGTCGGCCTCGGCGGCAATCCCGAGTGGGATGCGCCGGTCGTGCGCGTGGTCTACTCCTCCTACACCCAACCCACGCAGGTGCTGGACTACGAGGTAGCAACCGGTGAGATGACCCTGCTGAAGGAGCAGGAGGTCGAGGGCGGCTACGACGCGGCCGAGTATGAGGCGTTCCGTGTGTGGGCCACTGCCCCGGACGGTGAGCAGGTGCCGGTTTCGGTGGTGCGCCGCAAGGACGCGCAAATGCCTGCGCCAGCGCTGTTGTACGGCTACGGCTCCTACGAGGCATCCATGGATCCCGGGTTCTCCGTGGCGCGGTTGAGCTTGCTTGACCGCGGCATGGTGTGGGCGTGCGCGCATGTTCGCGGCGGCGGCGAGATGGGCCGCGGGTGGTACGACAACGGCAAGATGCTGCACAAGACGAACACGTTCACCGACTTTGTGGCGTGCGCGGACCGCATTGTGGAGCTCGGGCTGACCACCCATGAGCAGTTGGTCGCAGAGGGCGGTTCCGCCGGTGGCCTGCTGATGGGCGCGGTGGCGAACATGGCGCCGGAGAAGTTTGCCGGTATCCAAGCGATTGTGCCGTTTGTGGACCCGTTGACGTCCATTTTGAAGCCGGAGCTGCCGTTGACGGTCGGGGAGTGGGAGGAATGGGGCGACCCGTACCACGACCCGCAGGTGTACGACTACATGGCCAAGTACGCCCCTTACGAGAATGTCACGGCGCAGAAGTATCCGGACATTTTGGCAGTGACGAGCTTGAACGACACGCGCGTGCTGTACGTCGAGCCCGCAAAGTGGGTGGCGAAGTTGCGCGAGGTGGCGACCGGCGGCGAGATCTTGCTGAAAACTGAGATGTCCGCGGGGCATGGCGGCGTGTCCGGCCGCTACGCGAGGTGGAAGCAGACGGCGTTCGAGTACGCGTGGACGCTGGTGAAATCCGGCGCGGTAGAGGCCTAG
- a CDS encoding metal ABC transporter ATP-binding protein, whose translation MIAELRGAAVAPLWSDLNLTVEPGEFIAILGPNGVGKSTLLGTLMGTRKLTSGTAKVHGPIGFIPQQHMFPKDLPVRGRDLVALAMGKGARPEDVDKQLAAVGAQPFSERRVGVLSGGQQQLIRQAQAFAQSPELLLCDEPLLSLDPARARDTVQRLHEHPAAVVCVTHSINPVLAVVDRVLYLGPEGHVVGPVHEVMRSEVLSELYGTRVDVVEVDGRMVVL comes from the coding sequence TTGATCGCTGAGCTTCGCGGCGCCGCCGTCGCACCCCTTTGGAGCGACCTCAACCTCACCGTCGAGCCCGGCGAGTTCATCGCTATTCTCGGCCCGAACGGGGTGGGCAAATCCACCCTGCTCGGCACGCTGATGGGCACGCGCAAGCTCACCTCCGGCACGGCGAAAGTCCACGGACCGATCGGGTTCATTCCGCAGCAGCACATGTTCCCGAAAGATTTGCCAGTGCGGGGCCGCGACCTCGTTGCGTTGGCGATGGGAAAGGGGGCGAGACCGGAGGACGTCGACAAGCAACTCGCTGCCGTGGGCGCACAACCGTTTTCCGAGCGCCGCGTGGGGGTACTCTCCGGCGGCCAGCAGCAGCTGATCCGCCAGGCACAGGCCTTCGCGCAGTCGCCTGAGCTTTTGCTTTGCGACGAGCCCCTGCTCTCCCTCGACCCCGCCCGAGCGCGCGATACCGTGCAGCGCTTGCACGAGCACCCGGCTGCGGTGGTGTGCGTGACGCACTCGATCAACCCGGTGCTCGCGGTGGTTGACCGGGTGCTCTACCTCGGCCCGGAGGGGCACGTGGTGGGCCCAGTGCACGAAGTGATGCGCTCTGAGGTGCTCAGCGAGCTCTACGGCACACGTGTGGACGTAGTCGAAGTAGACGGGCGGATGGTGGTCCTGTGA
- a CDS encoding metal ABC transporter solute-binding protein, Zn/Mn family, with protein sequence MRNRFHFTPIAAIAATTLVGASLTACSSETAENAENTEATVSADAAKIIATTGVWADVASAVTGEDVDAIITGDAVDPHHYEPSAKDLARVTDADTVVANGGAYDAALYTVAEQDRIIHAIPLIDAEEAEEHSHAHEHGEHDHEHSHEHAHLPNSLDELEHAWFAPAKVRQVADDVAEKTGGSAEGVDKRISAIEDKLGAVPHVHIGMTETIAAGLVWGTEIHDITPEEYVKASLNRQEPSAAAVAAFLEQIENGELDMLFVNPQSTNSATQRLADAAKAHNVPIVEIRETPPAGQDFLDYFEQIVDQIADIAAHTEPSEHGHEDTHEH encoded by the coding sequence ATGCGAAATCGTTTTCACTTCACCCCTATCGCCGCAATTGCGGCAACGACTCTGGTCGGCGCATCGTTGACCGCCTGCTCTTCCGAGACTGCAGAAAATGCGGAGAACACGGAGGCCACGGTCAGCGCCGATGCTGCCAAGATCATCGCCACCACGGGCGTGTGGGCGGACGTGGCCTCCGCGGTCACGGGCGAAGACGTGGACGCGATCATCACTGGCGATGCCGTGGACCCGCACCACTACGAGCCCAGCGCCAAGGACCTTGCGCGCGTCACAGACGCCGACACGGTCGTAGCCAACGGTGGTGCGTACGACGCGGCGCTGTACACCGTCGCGGAGCAGGACCGCATCATCCACGCCATCCCGTTGATCGACGCTGAAGAGGCGGAGGAACACAGCCACGCCCACGAGCACGGTGAGCACGACCATGAGCACAGCCACGAGCACGCTCACCTGCCGAACTCGCTCGACGAGCTCGAGCACGCCTGGTTCGCGCCGGCGAAGGTGCGCCAGGTGGCCGACGATGTTGCGGAAAAGACTGGGGGCAGTGCCGAAGGCGTCGATAAGCGAATCAGCGCTATCGAAGACAAGCTCGGCGCGGTGCCGCACGTTCACATCGGCATGACTGAGACGATTGCGGCGGGACTGGTGTGGGGTACCGAGATTCACGACATCACGCCGGAGGAGTACGTCAAGGCCAGCTTGAACCGCCAGGAGCCGTCGGCGGCTGCGGTCGCCGCGTTCTTGGAGCAGATTGAAAACGGCGAGCTGGACATGCTCTTTGTCAACCCCCAAAGCACCAACAGCGCAACGCAGCGGTTGGCGGATGCGGCGAAGGCGCATAATGTTCCCATTGTTGAAATCCGGGAGACTCCCCCGGCCGGCCAGGACTTCCTGGACTACTTCGAGCAGATCGTGGACCAGATCGCAGACATCGCGGCCCACACCGAGCCGAGTGAGCACGGCCACGAGGACACCCACGAGCACTAG
- a CDS encoding ExeM/NucH family extracellular endonuclease: MATSRKSLGAAFAIALAAGTVSVVAPTASAAIDGTNVVINEVYGGGGNSGSVFSNDFVELYNPTDKDIDITGWVLDQQSKSGNSGSRTTLSGIVPAGGYYLIQGQAGGNTTGDLPAPDVTNDGMDFGAKSAIAVLLNGDAEVDRVGWGSAAKPEGSAAAATSNSTSIQRKTAGVDTDNNAKDFEAAAPTPQNSGNDSTEPAPTEQPGTPQPEQPQPDATTPIADIQGTGATSPLEGQTVTTEGVVTAVYDEGGKKGFFLQAAGTGTVKKPGDASDGIFIYMGTRTDYPMRGDSIRVSGKVSEYYSQTQITASAIERLTEALAAPKAVEIDTLPSGDEAREPYEGMLVRPKGPYTVTNNYTLNNTGDLGLAPGTRAHRTPTDVVAPGAPANQLQAEQDAEVVYLDDGRTANYFRTDKNTPLPYLVTSDKGIKSIRTGDQVQFQTDVVVDYSFDQWRFQPLQPITGKNAEEELPISWEDSRAGAYDDIDNVAGDYSIGFFNVLNYFSTLGKDVSGCKAFNDIYGAPVAANKCTVRGAFSQDAFQDQQAKIVTAINKLDANVLGLSEIENTASVSGDVKRRDEALQNLVDALNAKEPGKWDLVKSPQKLGSDEDVIRVGFIYQPAKVKPVGESIIFDDDAFTGTARQPLAQEFDTVGNDQDKNFVAVVNHYKSKGSVAKDDKDTGDGQGNNANLRNAQSEALLKHLGSQSQWADLPTFLVGDFNAYTKEDAITALVNGGFNIVESEKDFDQASYQFGGQLGTLDHVLANAAAMELVQDSVVWNINGDESAAFEYSRRNYNVQDFFGEGADRLYGYGNPFRSSDHDPVKVGFATTSQEKDADKFAPEASEAVTVTQGDALPDAKTTVKDADQLPEGTKFEWTKPTKTDTVGDAQEGEITVTYPDESVDHVKVVVNVKPKAEEEKPRYIVKAEINDAGELVVTYDNGDTENLGEVKGADGQDGKDGKDGKDGAAGKDGKNGAAGKDGEQGPKGDKGDKGDKGDKGDKGDTGAAGKDGKNGVDGKDGAAGKDGEQGPKGDKGDKGDTGAAGKDGEQGPKGDKGDKGDTGAAGKNGIDGKNGVDGKDGEQGPKGDKGDTGAAGKNGVDGKNGVDGKNGVDGKDGEQGPKGDKGDTGAAGKNGVDGKNGVDGKDGEQGPKGDKGDTGAAGKNGVDGKNGRGVKAFEVNDEGHLMVTYSDGETVDLGKVTGDATDGENGRGIANLEVNEDGELIATYTDGETQNLGRVVGADGKDGQDGKPGKDGEKGADGANAPAGEGSSVSDRCLPAAGLMALPLLALVPLGLAATMDIPALAPAKEQIDKVATQLPVPAEVAGGAAGVALALAAIATLASVCSSEGGSSK, from the coding sequence ATGGCAACTTCTCGCAAGAGCCTCGGCGCCGCGTTCGCAATCGCGTTGGCCGCAGGCACCGTTTCGGTCGTCGCACCGACTGCATCTGCAGCCATTGACGGCACCAACGTCGTCATCAATGAGGTCTACGGCGGCGGAGGCAACTCCGGCTCTGTCTTTTCCAACGACTTCGTGGAGCTGTACAACCCGACCGACAAGGACATTGACATCACCGGCTGGGTGCTCGACCAGCAGTCAAAATCCGGCAACTCCGGATCGCGAACCACACTGTCGGGCATCGTTCCCGCTGGCGGGTACTACCTCATCCAGGGGCAGGCAGGCGGCAACACGACGGGAGACCTGCCCGCCCCGGACGTCACAAACGACGGAATGGACTTCGGCGCTAAGAGCGCTATCGCAGTGCTGCTCAACGGCGATGCCGAGGTCGACCGCGTCGGCTGGGGCTCCGCGGCCAAGCCCGAGGGCAGCGCCGCCGCCGCCACCTCTAACTCCACGTCGATCCAGCGCAAGACAGCCGGCGTCGACACCGACAACAACGCCAAGGATTTCGAAGCTGCTGCACCGACACCGCAGAACTCCGGCAACGACTCGACCGAGCCGGCACCGACCGAGCAGCCGGGCACCCCCCAGCCCGAACAGCCGCAGCCCGATGCAACTACCCCGATCGCCGACATCCAGGGCACCGGCGCAACTTCGCCGTTGGAGGGCCAGACGGTAACCACCGAAGGCGTCGTCACGGCGGTGTATGACGAGGGAGGCAAGAAGGGCTTCTTCCTGCAGGCCGCCGGCACCGGCACCGTGAAGAAGCCGGGCGACGCGTCCGACGGCATCTTCATCTACATGGGTACGCGCACCGATTACCCGATGCGCGGCGATTCGATCCGCGTGAGCGGCAAAGTGAGCGAGTACTACAGCCAGACGCAGATCACCGCATCCGCCATTGAGAGACTCACGGAAGCACTTGCGGCCCCGAAGGCCGTGGAGATCGACACCCTCCCCTCCGGCGATGAGGCCCGCGAGCCGTACGAGGGCATGCTGGTGCGCCCGAAGGGTCCGTACACGGTGACCAACAACTACACCCTGAACAACACCGGCGACCTGGGCCTGGCACCGGGCACCCGCGCGCACCGCACCCCGACCGACGTGGTTGCTCCCGGCGCGCCGGCGAACCAGCTGCAGGCGGAGCAGGACGCTGAGGTTGTCTACCTGGACGACGGCCGCACCGCCAACTACTTCCGCACCGACAAGAACACGCCGCTGCCGTACCTCGTCACCTCGGATAAGGGCATCAAGTCCATCCGCACCGGTGACCAGGTGCAGTTCCAGACTGACGTTGTGGTCGACTACTCCTTCGACCAGTGGCGTTTCCAGCCGCTGCAGCCGATCACCGGCAAGAATGCAGAGGAAGAACTGCCCATCTCCTGGGAAGACTCGCGCGCTGGCGCGTACGACGACATCGACAACGTCGCCGGCGACTACTCGATCGGCTTCTTCAATGTCCTGAACTACTTCTCCACGCTCGGCAAGGACGTCTCTGGCTGTAAGGCGTTCAACGACATTTACGGCGCCCCGGTTGCAGCGAACAAGTGCACGGTGCGCGGTGCTTTCTCGCAGGATGCTTTCCAGGACCAGCAGGCCAAAATCGTCACCGCCATTAACAAGCTGGATGCGAATGTTCTGGGCCTGTCCGAGATTGAGAACACCGCCTCCGTGTCCGGCGACGTTAAACGGCGCGATGAAGCCCTGCAGAACCTGGTGGATGCCCTCAATGCAAAGGAGCCGGGTAAGTGGGATCTGGTCAAGTCCCCGCAGAAGCTTGGCTCAGACGAGGATGTCATCCGCGTCGGCTTCATCTACCAGCCTGCAAAGGTAAAGCCGGTTGGCGAGTCGATTATCTTCGACGACGACGCATTCACCGGCACTGCACGCCAGCCGCTGGCGCAGGAGTTCGACACCGTTGGCAACGATCAGGACAAGAACTTCGTCGCAGTGGTCAACCACTACAAGTCCAAGGGCTCGGTGGCGAAGGACGACAAAGACACCGGTGACGGCCAGGGCAACAATGCCAACCTGCGCAATGCACAGTCCGAGGCGCTGCTCAAGCACCTCGGTTCCCAGTCCCAGTGGGCCGATCTTCCAACCTTCCTCGTTGGCGACTTCAACGCGTACACCAAGGAAGACGCAATTACCGCACTGGTCAACGGTGGCTTCAACATTGTCGAATCTGAGAAGGATTTCGACCAGGCGTCGTACCAGTTCGGCGGCCAGTTGGGCACCCTCGACCACGTGCTCGCAAATGCAGCGGCGATGGAGTTGGTGCAGGACTCTGTTGTTTGGAACATCAACGGCGATGAGTCGGCGGCTTTCGAATACTCGCGACGTAACTACAACGTCCAGGACTTCTTCGGCGAGGGCGCAGATCGGCTTTACGGCTACGGCAACCCGTTCCGCTCCTCCGACCACGACCCTGTGAAGGTCGGATTCGCCACCACGTCGCAGGAGAAGGACGCCGACAAGTTCGCTCCGGAGGCAAGTGAGGCCGTCACAGTCACCCAAGGCGATGCTCTACCAGACGCAAAGACCACGGTGAAGGACGCCGACCAGCTGCCGGAAGGCACGAAGTTCGAGTGGACCAAGCCTACGAAGACCGACACCGTTGGCGACGCCCAGGAAGGTGAGATCACCGTCACCTACCCGGACGAATCCGTGGACCACGTAAAGGTCGTCGTGAACGTGAAGCCGAAGGCTGAAGAGGAGAAGCCGCGCTACATCGTTAAGGCAGAAATCAACGACGCTGGTGAACTCGTCGTCACCTACGACAACGGTGACACTGAAAACCTCGGCGAGGTCAAGGGGGCCGACGGCCAAGACGGCAAGGACGGCAAGGACGGCAAAGACGGCGCCGCAGGCAAGGACGGCAAGAACGGCGCCGCCGGCAAAGACGGCGAGCAGGGCCCGAAGGGCGACAAGGGCGACAAGGGCGACAAGGGCGACAAGGGCGACAAGGGTGACACCGGCGCCGCCGGCAAGGACGGCAAGAACGGCGTTGACGGCAAAGACGGCGCCGCCGGCAAGGACGGCGAGCAGGGCCCGAAGGGCGACAAGGGCGACAAGGGTGACACCGGCGCCGCCGGCAAGGACGGCGAGCAGGGCCCGAAGGGCGACAAGGGCGACAAGGGCGACACCGGCGCCGCAGGCAAGAACGGTATCGACGGCAAGAACGGCGTTGACGGCAAGGACGGCGAGCAGGGCCCGAAGGGCGACAAGGGCGACACCGGCGCCGCAGGCAAGAACGGCGTCGACGGCAAGAACGGCGTTGACGGCAAGAACGGCGTTGACGGCAAGGACGGCGAGCAAGGCCCGAAGGGCGACAAGGGCGACACCGGCGCCGCAGGCAAGAACGGCGTCGACGGCAAGAACGGCGTTGACGGCAAGGACGGCGAGCAAGGCCCGAAGGGCGACAAGGGCGACACCGGCGCCGCAGGCAAGAACGGCGTCGACGGCAAGAACGGCCGTGGCGTGAAGGCCTTTGAGGTCAACGACGAAGGCCACCTGATGGTCACCTACTCCGACGGCGAGACTGTGGACCTGGGCAAGGTCACCGGTGACGCAACCGACGGCGAGAACGGCCGCGGCATCGCGAACCTGGAGGTCAACGAGGACGGCGAGCTGATTGCCACCTACACCGACGGCGAGACCCAGAACCTGGGCCGTGTCGTGGGCGCTGACGGCAAGGATGGCCAAGACGGCAAGCCGGGCAAGGACGGCGAGAAGGGCGCAGACGGCGCCAACGCGCCGGCCGGCGAGGGCTCCAGCGTCAGCGACCGCTGCCTGCCGGCTGCGGGCCTCATGGCCCTGCCGCTGCTAGCCCTGGTGCCGCTTGGCCTGGCCGCGACCATGGACATCCCGGCGCTGGCTCCGGCGAAGGAGCAGATCGACAAGGTTGCTACCCAGCTGCCGGTCCCCGCTGAGGTAGCGGGCGGCGCGGCCGGAGTCGCACTGGCCCTCGCAGCCATCGCAACCCTGGCGAGCGTGTGCTCCTCTGAGGGCGGTTCGTCCAAGTAA